tgcagaggaaaaaatgaaaatttgaatctttcatcaaataaaccatttattttatagaaaaaaaactgcagGATCTCACACAGTAGATTCTAAATACGTTTATAGTGAAAAACtgttcaacttgttgcattttcaatgaattttgttacataaaaatccCAAatcaatatcgtacatttttagtagCCCAAACAATattggagtattgccagatacctttaaaAAGATCTGGCtaagtaaaataataaaataatatcccaagtgcagcgaaaagtatatttttgttggtggcaatatagctgcCAGTACTCGTTAAAGGGTTATACCCAAAAACACTGGCTTGTGAATTCACTTTATTgggcctttggttatgcaaaaattaaaacaatatttctagtgtagCGATACCGattatttcagcgatttacAACATTTCTAGTGTAACGAAAAAAACtgacaaaatttaaaatttgaatttttcatcaaatttaccATTTATTATATTGAAAAAGCTGCATGACCTTACACGGTAGATCCTGAATAGTACGTCTACAGTGAAacaaatttcaatgttttcaacgaatttaaacagaattttctgccgaCGCTCTAAAATCGcggttttgttacataaaaatgtcTCGTAAATTAATATCgcacatttttagcagcccaaaaAATAGGAGCATTGCTGGTGGCAATACAGTTACCACTGCCCGTAAAAGAGTTAATCCAACTTTTTTGAATGATAGTCCGGAAAAATCCACTGACATATAgcccattcaaatgataatgatTTCGAGCAGTTTCAATCTTCCAGTGAAAGCGTTTtctttcaatttcaaaaaaacagCAGCACAAAAGAATGAGATCGAAGAATCGATTTTTCAATGTGAGTAGAGGTTACTCACAATCAGGgctcgaaatcttcgaagataaaAAATGAAGATCGACTCCCCTCaccgtagcttcgcttcgattaggactacttcggcattcgccgtcaacataatGTGAATTGACTacaaaatgaattgacgagcgttgtgagcgaggatgactgactgaattattctagtcaatacttattctaactgacgtgactaatgaatccaaatctgcttcttcattcaactgacttcaatccacactccTTTTCTCCCTGACTCGAATCTCTTACCCgcatacacaatcttatttttacgtccatataaagcgaaacgaaaacttgatttctgatgcgaaaaaaaagttacaccattaatggacggtttattgtctacctaccgtgaactcaaaccaatgaGCTCAGACAGTTATcgggtatgctataaaggtcgaCGCGTTAGTAGTAGTAAATAGCgagcagtttgggaggaattctaaacaaaattttagttcactttgtctccgagttcaattttgtgaaaaacgggtttatataaacaacattcacaaatttgtcagtgtttcgGAACAcgacactgcacgctattttatatgtgtgaatattttttgtgtacaacacaaaaaaaaatctagctcacctgtagtatatgtcaaaccacgttgagctCATACattgatacatgcatacgtgatacatgaggtAGAGAAACGAATTAAATTTAAGGAGGAGTCACTTCAATCTGCAGACGGCAACTAAACGCCTgactgactgttgagtcatgctGACGGGGAAAATGCGGGAAGAAGCCAATACTCATTTCCAATTAAATATGAAGGCGACTTTCTTCATggtccgctgactatcctcagttgaatataactttgccgagccctgctcACAATCGAAAACTACTggcatcttttgacgtaggactacgtctaaccggaagatatagggggtgaaatgaaaatctaggcactgaacaagcaggaaaaaatgcaagatttgtaacgcttataactcgagcatttctcaatagatcgcaaaggtttctgcatcaattgataggaaatatatctacgcatctatcataacgaataacatttcatttttcttgagataaataattgaataattgtgaaatatcaagcattgtccaaatgagttatgtgcccatttttgattggcccattttgtgctcctcaaatcgtaccgatcaaaacgggcaaccagagtagcagcgaaatagaatgaagcacgattggaaaggaaaaagaaaaaaaattaacgaaacattggtcgcagtctcacacatgcgtaattctcgagccagccagtcagcttaaaaatccccgctccgctgccgtaacgatcattctttgtgtggacaccgactggacaacatcgttgctggacgggctggacggcgagggatcgagtgcctttctcaaggcaagagggcggaggtggtagcgctggagtaaagtagagtagagttttcaaagggcctttctcaaggctagagacgaatgaactgcaaaagtttaaagtctctataatacaatactttcctaccttccttccgtaacgatcattctcatccaaaccgtacaccacaccgtttcgcatcacatcacatcaacaaaccaacacaagcagccatggttggatatggcaaaggaggaaaagtgaagggaaaggcaaaatccctctcgaaccgtgttagtctggagttccccgcatgGGTAGCTAACCCAGttggattttgcctttcccgcggccgagcgcgttagtaccagtgaacCAGTCCACCtaaccggcgttatatagtttcggccgccgaagtggcaaagctgctcgcgatgataagaaaacccacatttagaacagaccacattcggttcggtgatcaagacaacaacaggtagttgcagcgagtggcgagtggcaaacgaaatcgcaaaacgacagcaggtagcggaagaaaaaagtttgttctttatacaatctgctttggtggcaaaaccagaacaaggcggcatcgagggcgtttgaaatggtttttttttcaaaaccacgagtactaagttttctaaattggaaccattccataaaacacgacgcttatcagggccattaaatctttcaaaaaagagttcacgaaatacaaataataataaaacacaaattgattttttcataatttgtttgccagtatctgatgagtatgtgaatttggcagttgttctgagcttattgatagttggggactttcctgattattcaattttcactaattcttaaattgtttccagattgaaagtacagtaatttacaattagttcgacatttagctaattggacggacatgtaatgcgacatatttagttggacatttttgtaaaaatagtgttcggggtccaaattatgaccccacattgaaagtcgacactgtaccactgtcatcgcaaatgttcaattacaggttggtctttcaaaccgtaaaccagtgtggttgtacggcatcgtttaacatcgcatcgcatcacatcataaaaagaaaacaagcagcaacgtggacgtgtggacgtaacaaaggaggacaagttaagggaaaggcaaagtcccactcgaaccgtgcaggtctccagttccctgttggtcgcattcactgattgctccgcaagggtaactaggccaaacggattggtgccggagcaccagtttacctaacagcgattatagagtttcggccgtcggagtgctcgagttggcttgcaaagctgctcacgacaatcagaaaaaccgcatcaagaacagagcagcttcggttcggcgctcatcaaagcaacaattagtttcagcgagtggcaaacgcaatcgcaaaactgcagcaggtagaagaaggaaaaagtttgtctatacagactgctttggtggcaaaagcaGCCACCATAaaccacggcgcttttcagggccattaaacctttcaaaaaagagtttacgaaatacagtttaatgctttctaaaacaatatccaaaataataataaaacacaaattgattttttcattatttgtttgccaggatatgatgagtatgagaatttggtagttgttctgagcttattgatggttggggactttcccgattattcaattttcaccaattcttaaattgcttctagattgaaagtacagtaatttatatttagctcgacatttagcaaattggatggacctgtaatgcgacatttttgtaaacatagagttcggggtccaaattatgcccccacattgaaagtcgacactgtaccactgtcatcggaaatgttcaattacaggctaAAAtaacctccaatgcgacactgagtgtttctccggcacgtcgcattaaatgtaatttactgaacaacatgtcacaagctggatgggaagaaattttccaactgtgaaagcttgtggcaaacgcaataactaaacaggaaggttgaaccgaacaagatggggatatcgagtgataacaaaaacacaacaccaaaggttcttttcagaaccatgaacatgttcataaagagtaaacagtaaactaatccatttttcaggtagatagataggtattgacgtaggagaagaaaataaaacaatatatttgaaatatatatttaacaaaagctgtcccctttgtatagtcctacgtcactccggttatgtccccgacattacccacccgtttttTGTTTCGAAATTGTGAAGCCCTTATCATAattcattcaatatttttgtattttgtttttgaggaagaactttttgacgtaggacgtcCATTGGAAACatgttggggtacaaattgaaaaacgaaaaatctgccgcatcgcgaaaatcgtCCAATTTTAAGCgcctattgctcagtcatttgctGATAGATTttcgagatatttgcatcaatctaTATTGGCATTCCCTAATAATTTAAtacaatgaagaaaattatatattttatgaaattaaccatcgaacaattggTCAATTGGTACAATCAATCTGTGCTCTCCCAGTTGCTCATTCAATGCGAATTCAATGCGAATACGGGACTGTACAATGAAATATGCGTTTGGTTTAATTTTTTGCTGCCGTAAATCACATCTCATTCCCCTCCGGAATCTTTTATCGTGCACCATCCAATGGTTCGCCCTGAGTGCATAAGCTTGACTCGACGCCACTGTTGGTTTTAAACTTCTATATATCCGTGTCTTTGTGCTCACGGGTCAAATTGCTGTAAATAACGCCTCAACGGACGGTTTTGAGGTTCTGTTTATGTTTCATGTGCATGCAGTCGATATGCAGTCGGTCAATTTTCGACGTATCCGTAAATAATTCGTTATGACTAAGAGATTGCGTCGACAAATAAATTACtttctatcagattagcagggccgaaagcagttttaaactgttagaaattgaaaatcattagaaaattagaaaatgatgATCATTCTCGGAAACAATTTGTAATACACACAGTCTCGATTACTTACTTGTCTTACTTGGCTATACATTTCCTAGAGTTTCAGCCTCAtcaataaaatattaattcGTTTTCAGAGACATTTATCGTATACAATTTTggcgtaagactacgtctttcatttttataccgaggtgtaaattcaaagtttcgaaaacgaaagcgttacgccggagaacgagattttgagcgttaatagttcctaaacaactgaacgaaatggtatgataaacacttcattcgaaagataatgtctacgcgttatatactttttgatccaaaaacttgtttcaatagtcttaaaattgctttcaaaacaggctattgaaatcaccaatcggtatataagcgagcgtcactcggaaattcatttagttataattgaacagcgattggagcatgttgtcgccgTTGTGGTGaggctaacttcgtttatcatgaaagcgctgcacatacacgcacgcaattcttttcgtttggtggttatcgagcaatcgagaagaatctggaaagatgtcatcgttgctgagaaATAATCTcacagttccccttggaattggaaattacattcaagcgacagagtttattttaatgttttctattcatataataatgcgaccaaatacattttgttttgtgattttcaaatctttagaatattttcctatccaatattggatgcataaaatttaaaaacgggaaatgtttcgtatcgcgaaaatcatataattttccatcgattattgctcagtcgctgaaattttcagactcagagagttcatttgcctctaattTGCCTTCCATATTGCCATAGTAAatcacgccttctctcgattcaatcacggacaaaaagcatacttaagcaaaATTCAGGTGGTGATACGCATTCAGtatgtttcgaactgtgagggagcgcagaagacccgatccatcaggaggagaagagaaggcgaccaagagagtaccagcatcaaaaattggttccgcttgaggcatcggagcagccgccacacacacatacacgcgcacaattcttttcgtttggtggttatcgagttagaattaaccactggcgggcaTCGAGCTTCGAGAAGAacccggaaagatgttatcgttgctgaaaaataatctgccagttgtcCCTTGGgactgtaaattacattcaagtgaaatagtttatttttatgttttctattcatataataatgcgaccaaatacattttgttttgtgatttttcaattaagtgcaattagcaggaaagcttctaaagattattcttccctatctgtagaatatttccgtatccaatattggatgcataaaatgaaaaacggaaaatgtttcgcattgcgaaaatcatataattttccatcgattattgctcaggcGCCGAATGTTTCAaattcagagagttcattcgctcattcgCATCTAGtgtgccttccaaattgctatAGTAAACCCCACCTTCTCTTGATTAAATAACGGGAAAAGAGCACACTTAAgcaatattctggtggtgaaacgtctTCATTTTTCTTCAGGACACCGAcaggacaacaccgttgctgggcgagctggacggcaagggatcgagtgcctttctcaaggcaaaggAGGTGAACGAGTAGGAAAGTTTCCCAAGGGTCTTTTTgaagactagagacgaatgaactgaaaagtttaaaggcTCTTCAATTcaataaagaagaagaagaagaagaagaagaagaagaagaagaagaggaagaagaagaagaagaggaagaagaagaagaagaagaagaagaagaagcgctttcagtatgtttcgaactgtgagggagtGCAAAAGGGGGGAATTTTAACTATCCCGAGGTAAAATTTAACCAAGGCCAAAATATAATCCATCAGGcggagaagagaaggcgaccaagagagtaccagcatcgaaaattggttccgtttgatgcatcggagcagccgccacacacacacacacacatacacgtgcgaaactcttttcgtttggtggttatcgagttagcattaaccactggtggacttcgagaagagtcGAGAACagtccggaaagatgttatcgttgctgaaaaataatctgccaattttctatccatataatactgcgaccaaatacatttggttttctaatttttcaatcaagtgcagttagcaggaaagcttctgaagattattcttccccatcagtagaatattttcgtatacaatatggatgcataaaatcttgtgcctccaacgtaacgttctcgttttcgaagttcctcaaatattcatttattcattcattcagaatggattcagatgcaacttcaaacaaatgatcactaaatcagatagtcctacgtcaacattgcggttataccacagatataacccacttcctgttttttcaccacatgtagaaaatgtgctactctaATACGTAGAATACATATGCAATACGGAAAAGTCAATTCACACTAataatgtttatttcaaaattatttttccacctgaaaatcccaTGAAGGTAAGTGAACTTCCAACACGAATTCACTGCGTAAAAAATCTTTCTGAGTTTATTcataaatttcgtttcattttaaagtaatatacaaataatttttttcatagtcccacgtcaaccaatgcggttgtgtcttggacatcactctttacattttttttcatataacaacatttaaataaatttcagacattaaaataaaaagttatttcaactccatatattaggctgtcaaaaaagtcctgcggtatttccgcgaggtgtcgttgtaagcgcgtagttctagttgtattcattgtatcgagtcatactatagcttgttggaaaggtatttttgcgcgctataatatagtccttgacagtgttttgtttggttaagtcgttcgtgagttatagtgtcgcaaatatggagcaaaataaagagaaaatccgacatattttacagtactactatgacaaaggcaaaaatgcatctcaagctgccaataaaatttgtgcagtttatggacccgatacagtttccatttccaccgcacaacgatggtttcaacgttttcgttctggtgtagaggtcgtcgaagatgcgccacgctccggaaggcctgtcgtcgaaaattgcgacaaaatcgctgaattagccgagaaagaccggcatagtagcagccgtagcatcggccaagagctggggataagtcatcaaaccgttattaaccatttgaagaagcttggattcacaaaaacatctttgaccgtattgacgcatgtgaatcgctgctgaatcgcaacaaaatcgacccgtttctgaagcggatggtgactggcgatgaaaagtgggtcacttacgacaacgtgaagcgcaaacggtcgtggtcgaagcccgctgaagcggctcagacggtggccaagccctcattaacggccaagaAGGTTCTGCTGAACCTGTGTTTGgtaggattgtcaaggaataatctattatgagctgcttccctatggccaaacgctcaattcggacctattCTGCCAACAACTGtatcgcttgaaggtagcactcatgaagaagaggccatctttgataaacagaggccgcattgtcttccatcaggacaacgccaggccacacacttctttggtgacgcgccagaagctccgggagctcggatgggaggttcttttgcatccgccgtatagtccggaccttgcaccaagtgactaccacctgttttcgtccatggcgaacgagctaggtaatcAGAAGTTGGtaaatgaagttggcatctcgttgggaacaagtcatcgaacaaaacggcgcatatttgacttgaaacagatgattgtaactaattttatgaacaaatgaaaattaaaaaaaatacagcaggacttttttgacagcctaatataaaataAGACTATATTCTATTTCTTTTTAATACTGGCTATGCTGTTTGTAGTGCTATTAAATATCGAAGGGACTCACCTGGATCCGCATCCAAACTTCTCTGTATTTTCTCGAACGTCGAGCTGCATGTGTAGATTTTCCGCTTCAGTGGTTCACTCTGAGGGCAGTAACTATCGTCCGCAATGGTATTTCCAATGTCCACCGATCGGAACGACATTAGTGGTGATTTGTGCATTCCCCGCTTCATATCGTTCTCGTTCAAAGAACTTGAGTACGCAACGGTCCTGCCGTTAGGAATTGAGACGGCATCCTCCGCGGTAGAACCGGCCGTGTGGATCGTATGTCTAAAGTTGTTCAACTGTTTTCCCGTAATGCTTCTCCTCGTCGAGGAAATATTCTCCTTGTTGGATTTGGTTTTGGTGTGATTTTTGTCGAGATTTCGATTGAGTTCATCGGAATCTGAGTCCGATTCGATATTCACTTTGGGACTTTGACTTCGGAAGCGTCGACGAGTGATGGTGGGTGACTTTGGAGGTACAATGTTACGTTCGTACATCGCTGGTTGAGGTGACATTTTGGCATTCTTGAAATCATTCTCATACTCATTTGCGCGTCGTGCCAACTCCGAACAATGGTTTTGATTGATAAAGTTGGTCACGTGCGTTTTTCGAGGAATCATTCGAGAGTTTTTAGGACTATTGGGAGCTGAAATAGATGTTTCGTAGCGAATAACTTCCAGCCGTTTGTTGACAATCACTCCTTCGACCGGATTGAGCTCTGTGCCACTTTCTGAGCATTTTTGAGAACATGTTTTGGCTAGCTCTCGCTTCAGATCTGCCTCGTAGTTCCGTAGCATTTCAACTCTTTTATTCGCCGGTGGATTGCAAACTCTTCTTGGGCTGCAGATAATCGGAGGTTCCTTGATATCTTTCAGTTCTTTAACGCTGCTCGATTTCATCGAAAACAGAATGGTTTCAGCTTCGTGAATCAACTGTTTGTATTTCACATCTGCCTCGAGATCCGCCTTCAGCAGGGCTTTCTCACTTTCCGAAATCGCAAGTATACGACTGTGGAGTGAATGCACTTCGGTGAATGTCAATGAGTTACATCGGTTCGTCAAGGGAGCGCTCTTGATCGGTGCTCTTTCTTCCGACTGATTCCGCCGTAGTGATACCGGAGTTCCGCCAAGACTTCTGCAGCCTCGGCTTATCGGTAAACTGCCAGCCACGGAGCTTCCACACGACCCATCGCCTGTCTTTTTTCGAGTGCGCACCAACTTTTTCCGCCTTTTGGAACCACCGCTCTCGCTATTGCGTTTACAACGACCACGATGTTTCGACGAACGCCGTTCCGGAAAGTTGTGATAAGAACAACTACCAGTGTTCTTGTAATCATTATTGGTGACATCTTGCACAGAACCGGTGTCAATGAAGTCCAAATCCAGCAGGTCATCCGTATCACACTCGTCACCCGCGTCCTGTCCTGTATCGATGTCTGTTGGGCAGTCGGTTGGGTCAGAATCACTACAGCTGTGAAGTATTGaatgtttattaaaaaaaaatctacaaacaAATTTGGAAACACTAACCTTAAAATATCAGTCTCTTTCTCGTAATGGTAACTTTCGTCGAATTTACCCATCATTTCATTCAACGTTGCATCCTCGTCACTGTCCAGAGTAGAACCATGTGCAGTCGCTTTACTGTCCAGTCTTGATACGTCAGTTCCCCTTCTAGATGCCTTGGGTGTCAACATCTTCTTACTAATAACTTTCTCCGTCGAAGAACTCGAATCTGAATCCGACAGAACATTAGGCTTCCTGGAATAGTATCAATAAGTTATCAAAGTCTACTcagaaaacaaataatttgcgctaatcttacTTTGAATCCCTTCGATTGTCATCGGTACCACTGCTGGATTTGATACCGGATGAAGTCGTTGAACCACCGTCTTGGTCCGATTTTTTCAGATTGGCACTGGCGAGTGATCCGTCTATTGTCGTAAGCCACGGGTTGGTCCTGATGCGGCAGCGTTGCCGCGGAGAGGGTGCTGAAACAGAAACAGGGCCATATTTTGTATaagaacaaacttttatttttatcgCATCGCACGTACATTCAATACTGCGATAGTGCTGCATGGCGATGTTCTGCTGCATAACAGGACTCATCGCAACTGCATTTGGCATCGTCTGTGGCGGTTGTGATAAGCaactgttgctgctgttgctgttattGCTGCTAACACAGCCGCTGGAGCCATTCCTCAGAATTGTCATTCCGAAGCCACTGTTCCCTCTATTCACAGCCTGGCCGTTACTCTCGCCCGGGTTGTACAACTCGCCggaacattttcttggtgaagtACACGGCTGGAAGAAAGCGCAAAGAAAACGTTATTTCCGCTGGATGTGAAAGTTTTACATCTGATAAATAATAATGGCAACGGACATATTTCTGTTTTCCATTTCCACAGATTCATCGGAGCGCATTAACCCATTGCTCGTGGAGTATTTAATGAATTGTGTTACGGTAAGTTGAAGCTTGAATACATATCTCCTCTCTATCATTACATCTATATAACTCTTTAAGTTTTCAGTTGAAACGAAGTTTTTTTAGGATTATTCATGGCAACACGTTGCTATTCAAATGCGTGTTTTAGATTATTTTAAGGAATACTTTCAACAGTTCGATTGGCACTAATGTAGCCAAAAATGCCGTTTTTCATTGGATCTTAATTTTTAATGCAATGGAATATCTTCATTCTCAGCGACCCACAAACGACTGAAGCTGGAATAGGATCTCTTGTTAGTAAATGTTTGGATCTGTGCTCTTGCACTGAGcccacacccaaaattgattgttagctcatgttttgtcatcccgatttatgacattaaatgagacataacataacagaaaatgtcatgactcacaaatactggtaagcatttgtataatatacacggtacagcaatataagattaatacgagcgagcgaaacaaaagataaataagctttctgcataccttgccacatacacggcccagactgagatagatattgttaaaatagctttgcattccaataaaataaaatagctttgcataccagccggccttggttcgatccccatttacgttgtatggacttttttttgcacaatcccaagtgaaaagagaaaagaaaacagaaagagatgtctgctcgcatacatacaaaccatttttaagcttttaaaatagctcattatttgcgcatttgactttcTAGTACACGGAATGGCATCTTATATGCCaaggatgaaatgttttctgtcaacgctagtttgggtgtagagttATAAAATTGGTTCCTAAGGGCAAGAAGCTCAGCGCAATGAACTTCGTGTCTTTCAAGATTGGGAACAGTTCAAAATTAAGATGCTCAGTATTGTCACGAGATTCATGACCGAAAAATGTTATATTTCGAGATCTCGAAGCTCAGAATTACCAGGATCAATCGAATTCTAACAGTGGAGCCACAACCATCAGAAGGAGACCCAGTTGTACAGATGAAAGCTTAATACCAGGGAAATCACCGCTACTTCCACCGCTTCATTCTTCTGGACTTCTGGATGCAAACTTGCCGCAAGCACCATGGGAGCCCCTAATCACAGTCGAGACTTTCAGTCGTCGTCCCAGTCCTGTGTTTGGGATCGGAGAATGGGTCTTCCACCGAGGCTCTCTAGGCAAATACTattatattagcaactatttgTTCCCTGAAATGTCCCACAATCACAGTTACGACCCGCTGCCACCCGAGGATAATCACGACCACGCAGAAAGATCTCACGTCATCGAAGGGCATCAGTGACGCCATCCAGGTCCTGTTGTTCAGTCTGGAAGAGGAGTCCCCCGACATGTGACTTGTGGCTCGAACCAGATAATGATTTCTTAAATAATAGAACGTTAGGGGGCTGCGTATCAAAATCGAGGACTTCTACGCAGATGCATCCGGAACACATTACGATATTATCGATCTTACGGAGACCTGACTAGACAACCGTATTTTTTCTCCACAAACTGTTCGGAAACACTTTCACCGTTTATCGTAACTATCGTAATCCACGTAACAGCTCCATATCACGCGGCGGTGGTGTTTTGGTAGCCGCATCATCCATGTTAGGCGGTTTTATTGATCCCACTCCAGTGTGTGATACTTTCGAACAGCTTTGGATTAAAATCCGGATGGAAGGTTTGGTCGTTAGTATCGGTGGTATTCAATTATCACCCGATAGAAGTGGTGGTCTCAGCTGCATTGAGAAGCATATTCATTCCACTGGAGTCATCATTTCTCAGCTTGATGCACAGGACGTTGCATTTGCGTTCGGCGACTATAATCAGTCTGGTTTAATGTGAAACATCCCGTCGAATGCTCCACCTTCTATTGAC
The Toxorhynchites rutilus septentrionalis strain SRP chromosome 2, ASM2978413v1, whole genome shotgun sequence genome window above contains:
- the LOC129764977 gene encoding uncharacterized protein LOC129764977 isoform X1 yields the protein MFGSKLRSWMENHIVRPRKKGNKNKNGNNSGNFGILNAQNGPTKVSSYAAEGNTTIGSPARRSEVSPIQNHTTSRRGWQSPSQDHGPSLLPKSEEHQHYQLHNCARNPTPAAVYGNGTLPSSASQQYKIDSHRNSSISNGYIPQQNQSIPQSVFSSPKSISRSGTNSLESSSGNYSKSVDSNYSGTMYGLKEEQDIRKYRKSTGSGVMTSTSSEHNGSYGNVMVNSLNYSTATSSSNELLEDLRYIEQNRMRMGQHIKISSSSSSSINSNNNLVNNNSIISSNNNMFITNVDQQIKQQPICESKYCKMQSFSGKHLVPQNFEDNGVYYEQHSINNNQTFGVNKHQPPKGQPKSTVAAPLPPSTNKPNGAITNRLITTGNNNNNNNNNFEICSANGGRNVNQTNTSGSTLSSFAHKIHKLTGSNRNTLDAAASSKLNHVNNNPNNVPHGGAPAGPAIVTHPHKNQQQPLHGNHLFNGGSGYNGHHPHHTHAHPVGHHNTLSSPESAYSTGYSTDGTSPGGCSYTPEYYINIRTGTHYFPKGLTGCTGIGAAGIVGGGFENGNKFKCGLNRIEEKHVEFAIEEKPCTSPRKCSGELYNPGESNGQAVNRGNSGFGMTILRNGSSGCVSSNNSNSSNSCLSQPPQTMPNAVAMSPVMQQNIAMQHYRSIESPSPRQRCRIRTNPWLTTIDGSLASANLKKSDQDGGSTTSSGIKSSSGTDDNRRDSKKPNVLSDSDSSSSTEKVISKKMLTPKASRRGTDVSRLDSKATAHGSTLDSDEDATLNEMMGKFDESYHYEKETDILSCSDSDPTDCPTDIDTGQDAGDECDTDDLLDLDFIDTGSVQDVTNNDYKNTGSCSYHNFPERRSSKHRGRCKRNSESGGSKRRKKLVRTRKKTGDGSCGSSVAGSLPISRGCRSLGGTPVSLRRNQSEERAPIKSAPLTNRCNSLTFTEVHSLHSRILAISESEKALLKADLEADVKYKQLIHEAETILFSMKSSSVKELKDIKEPPIICSPRRVCNPPANKRVEMLRNYEADLKRELAKTCSQKCSESGTELNPVEGVIVNKRLEVIRYETSISAPNSPKNSRMIPRKTHVTNFINQNHCSELARRANEYENDFKNAKMSPQPAMYERNIVPPKSPTITRRRFRSQSPKVNIESDSDSDELNRNLDKNHTKTKSNKENISSTRRSITGKQLNNFRHTIHTAGSTAEDAVSIPNGRTVAYSSSLNENDMKRGMHKSPLMSFRSVDIGNTIADDSYCPQSEPLKRKIYTCSSTFEKIQRSLDADPEISKKALLYKISLLRRERQAKLKQDNSTNSTNPGHEPHDSASMAIMAIKSEKASESGESVMHGNNDAETKQQLIMSTLADIKRSLEDQSVELNELNESDN